GGGTTCGGACTTACAGCTTTGGAAGGACTCATTTTCGGCAAAGCGGTCGTGGCTTATCGTTCTGGCGGATTAAGCGAAATTCTGGCTTCGACGGGCAATGAACTCTTTCTGGCGAATAAAGGCGATGTTCGTGATCTTACAAGCAAAGTACAGTATTTGGTCTCTGATCAAATCGCACGCCAGCAGGTGGGCAAGACGAACAGTCAGGCTATCGGGCAAGTATTCGGCATCGATGCCTATCGCAGCAAGCTGGAGCACTTCCTGGCTCGCATCCGTCCACACTTGCAGGAAAGCAGAGCTGCTCGTCTAAGCCCACCTCAATTTCCGAATCAGTTCCTCTTGAAAGGGGAGGCTTCGCATACCGTATTCCTCATTGAACAAGGTCATAAACGTCCGGTTTCAACCGGCTACGATTTCCAATTTTACAAATTGGATTGGAATCGGGTCGGTATTGTAAGTGATCGGCAGTTAACCTCTCACCCGACAGGGCTGTCGATTCGTGCGGAAGAACCATTCTTGAAGCATGCTCCGGCGATCTATATAGCCAAGGGACTGGGGCCGACGGTATATCTCATGCAGCACGGTATCCGCTATCCATTCAGCTCGGAAGCAGCGATGCATCATTATGGCTATAACCTTGATCAGGTTGTTCAGCTGCCCGAGAAGGAGCTTGCGACTTATGCGCTCGGTCATCCTATCGTTTGGGGATCCAGCAAGGCGTCAACGAGAAGAAAGTCTAAGATCAGAGTGAAACGCAGTTTGCGCAAAAGATTGAAAAAAGGGACAAAGCTTAGAAGAAGCGGAAAGCGATTTGCCAAGGGTGGATTTAAAGCGCGCAGGCGAAAAGCGGCTTCCCGGAAAATGAAAGTGACCAAACGAGGAGTGCGTGCGCGCAGAGCGAAAAGCCGACGTGGGGCCAAAGGTTCTGCCAGACAGAAGGTGCGTCACAAAAGCTTTGCGAAGGTAGGAGGAAGAAAATGAAAATCGCAACGGTACTCGGAACCCGACCTGAAATTATTCGGTTGAGTCTAATCATTCAGAAGTTGGATGAGTTGGCTGACTCCCACATTTTGATTCATACAGGTCAGAATTTCACGCCTACGCTCAGCGATGTGTTCTTCGAAGAACTGGGGCTGCGGCAGCCGGATTATCGACTTCATAACCAGTCGAATACGCTGGGTGGACAGCTTTCGGTGCTGTTCGCCGAACTTGAGCGCATATTGATGCACGAGCGACCGGATAAAGTGCTCGTGCTTGGGGATACGAACAGCGCACTCAGCAGCATTCTGGCTGAGCGCATGGGCATCCCGGTGATTCATATGGAAGCGGGCAATCGCTGCTTCGATCTGGCTGTGCCGGAAGAGAAGAATCGCAAAGTGATCGATGCTATTTCCAGTATTAATATGCCCTATACGAGATACAGCCGAGATAATTTGCTCAGGGAAGGCGTGCCGAGTCATCGCATCATCGTAACCGGCAATCCCATCTATGAGGTTATGAAACATTATGAAACTCAAATTAAGGGGAGCACGATTATAGAGCGGCTTGGCTTAACCGATGAACGGTATTTCTTAGTGACAACGCATCGTGCTGAGAATGTTGACCATCCGGAGCGGCTTGCCCAAATTCTTCAAGGGTTCAACCTGGTGGCGGAAGCTTACGGTCACAAGGTGATCTGCAGCATTCATCCACGGACGAAAGCAAGGCTTGAACAGGAGGGCACGGTCATGCATCCACTTGTTCAATTTCATGAGCCATTTGGTTTTTTTGACTTTGTTCATTTGGAACAGCACGCATTTTGCGCCTTGACAGACAGCGGAACGGTACAGGAAGAATGCTGCATTTTCCATGTGCCCACGGTTACGATTCGAACAACAACGGAACGTCCAGAAACGGTTGATTGCGGCAGCAATGTCGTATCGGGTCTCCAGGCCGAGCAAATTTTGAACGCAGTTAAGGTCATGGTGAGCTTCCCGGCAAACTGGCAATGCCCGGATGGTTATCTGGATACGAATGTATCGCAGAAAGTCATTCAATATTTATTAGGAGGTAAAAAGCATGTTTACTAACGCGACAATCTTGGTGACCGGCGGAACCGGATCCTGGGGTTACGAGCTCATTGAACAGCTACTTAGGGAAGATCCTAAGAAGATTATTGTATTCTCCCGAAATGAATCCACACAAGTTGCCATGAAACGGACGTTTGAGGATCCCCGATTATCGTTCTGCATCGGTGATGTCAGAGATAAGGATGCTCTAACCAAAGCTTGTGAGAAAGTGGATTACTTATTCCACTTAGCGGCGCTGAAGCATGTGCCTGTTTGTGAGGATCAGCCTTATGAAGCTTTGAAAACAAACGTTGTCGGCACTCAAAATGTGATTGAAGCGGCGATCGAGAACAAAGTTAAACGAGTGATTAATATTTCGACGGATAAAGCAGCGAACCCATCCAACTTTTATGGATTGACCAAAGCGATTGGCGAGAAGTTGATTGTACAAGCGAATCTACTCAGTGATTATACGAAGTTCCTGTGTGTGCGTGGCGGGAATGTACTTGGCACAAACGGCAGTGTCATCCATCTGTTCATGAAGCAAATCCGCGAGAAAAATCAAATCGGCATTACGGATAAAGAAATGACCCGCTTTTTCTTGACCAAAGAGGAAGCGATCTTCCTATTACTTCGTGGAGCGAAGGAGGGTAGAGGCGGTGAAATTTTCGTTATGACCATGCCGACTTGCAAGATTATGGATCTAGCTGAAGTCTTGATGGAAGAAATGGGCAAAACAAACGTCGATGTCATTGAACTCGGTGTACGTCCAGGTGAGAAAATTCACGAAATTTTGTTGTCGGAATTCGAAAGCCATTATACGGTCGCGTATGATAAACAATATTTGGCCATCTTACCGACGATTGATATCCCCGGCTTACGTGATTACTATGCAGATTATCCAAAGGTACCTTTTGAAAGCTTCAGTTCGGAGGGACCTTTGATGAGTAAAGAAGAAATTAAGTCGCTTCTCGTTCGAGGGGGGTTTTTAATATGAAACGGAAGCTGCTTATCCTTGGTGGACAGGGGATGTTAGGAAGTATGCTTGTCGAGTATTTCCGTGAATGCAGTGACTATCATGTCATCTTTACGACAAGGGATAAAGGCAATCCGGAAGGCCTTTATTTGGATGCGGAAGATCCCATTCTGCTGGATAAAGTCATAGAAGCCGTCTCTCCCCCTGTTGCGATTAATTGCATGGGGATTCTCAATCATTTTGCACAAGAAAATCCGCAGAAGGCTTATTGGGTAAATGGCTTGGTGCCGCATCGTATCGGCAAAGCCATGGATAAAATAGGCGGAAAGCTGATTCACATCAGCTCGGATTGTGTCTTCTCTGGGGAAAAAGGCGATCATACGGAACAGGACGAACCCGATGGGTCTTCCGTTTATGCCAAATCGAAGGCTCTCGGAGAAGTGATCACTTCCCCGCATTTGACAATCCGGACATCCATTATCGGTCCAGAAATTAGAAAGCAAGGGATTGGCTTAATGCAATGGTTTCTCCAGCAGCAAGGAGAGATTAACGGCTATACACAGGCGTTTTGGAACGGTGTGACAACGCTGGAACTTGCCCACTGCATCCGTTATGTCATTGAGCAGGAGCCCGTTGAGGGGCTCCTCCACCTTACTGCGCCGGAGCCGATCAGCAAGTACGAGCTGCTTAAGCTGTTTCAGTTTGTTTTTCAGAAGGAAGATGTTACGATTCGCCAGGATGATGTTGTCAAGTTGAATCGCACGCTCAAGCAAAGCCGTACAGATTTCCATTATTCCGTCCCAAGCTATAAGGTTATGCTCCATGAATTGAAGAGCCGGATGTGTTCCATTTGACGACTATTCTTATTACGGGTGCTAGCGGATTCACAGGGCAACATGCCTGCCAGTATTTTGTTGAAAAGGGATTTCAGGTTGCAGCTCTTTCGAGAACGCGGGTAGTCACGCACAACAGGGTTCAGTCATGGACATGTGATTTAACGAAGCATGAACAGATTACTGAAATTGTCCAGCAGTTGAAGCCAAACTATGTTCTGCACCTGGCGGGCAGGAATGCAGTCGCGGAGTCATGGCGCGAACCAATGGCATATATGATGACCAATCTGATGTCGACCTTCTATTTGCTGGATGCGCTGCGCTGCGTGCCTCAGTGCCGTATCGTAGTCGTTGGCTCCATGCTTACCTATGCTCCTTTAGAAAACAGGACGCCGCCCCATCCATACAGTATGAGCAAGACATTTCAAACCTGGGGTGCGCTCGATTGGGCGCATCTTTTTGAACAACAGGTTATGATTGCAAGACCTTCCAATTTAGTGGGTCCTGGCCCATCGAATGGGATTTGCGGACTTTTGTCATATCATGTGGCGCAGCTGGAGAAGGGGAAGAATAAAGCCCCTTTCAAGCTATCTTCCCTTGTGGAAGAACGCGATTTTTTGGATGTGCGAGATGCTGTGCGTGCATACGATCACCTATTGGAGAAAGGGATTTCGGGCAGAACCTATCCCGTCGCTTCAGGGAGGAACAGATCCATTGGAGAAATTGTGGATATCCTGCGCCTGCTTACGGCAACAGAACTGCCTGTTATGGCAGCTCAGCTAAGCGATTACACGCCTCCCCGACCTATAGATGTAACACAGATGTACAACATGAAGTGGAAACCGTCTATCCCTTTTGAGGATTCTTTAAAGGATGCTTTGACTTATTTCCGCCGGGAGGAAGCCGCAAATGAATGAAGATGTGAGCCTATATCCTAAGGTATCGATTGTAATTCCCTTTTATAATGATGCCTATATAGATCAGTCCATTGTAAGTGCGTTAAGCCA
Above is a genomic segment from Paenibacillus sp. HWE-109 containing:
- a CDS encoding glycosyltransferase family 4 protein, translated to MSTPQQPKVLLFSHICNPEHITGAEKLLLFMTLELGRHYACTLVVPKEGLLAVEARRHGITTIVQSFPLLYDMYHPTDALPRLHQELLGHGDMAGLLDLLFIHEPDLVITNTCVNLLPAAAARKLGIPVTWIIAETIQSTIFASISAELMDAYADWIIGISETTLQPLHRIRERKKFVIPPSWHTDQYDAREWPVKRQNKRAEIGIYDERPVVGYISSDIYANKGLDHFIQMGINICETNRMAHFMITGKPADAVYMESCIQMILLSGYSSQFSILPFEPNIQSVYPAMDVVVIPSLLNEGFGLTALEGLIFGKAVVAYRSGGLSEILASTGNELFLANKGDVRDLTSKVQYLVSDQIARQQVGKTNSQAIGQVFGIDAYRSKLEHFLARIRPHLQESRAARLSPPQFPNQFLLKGEASHTVFLIEQGHKRPVSTGYDFQFYKLDWNRVGIVSDRQLTSHPTGLSIRAEEPFLKHAPAIYIAKGLGPTVYLMQHGIRYPFSSEAAMHHYGYNLDQVVQLPEKELATYALGHPIVWGSSKASTRRKSKIRVKRSLRKRLKKGTKLRRSGKRFAKGGFKARRRKAASRKMKVTKRGVRARRAKSRRGAKGSARQKVRHKSFAKVGGRK
- the wecB gene encoding non-hydrolyzing UDP-N-acetylglucosamine 2-epimerase, which produces MKIATVLGTRPEIIRLSLIIQKLDELADSHILIHTGQNFTPTLSDVFFEELGLRQPDYRLHNQSNTLGGQLSVLFAELERILMHERPDKVLVLGDTNSALSSILAERMGIPVIHMEAGNRCFDLAVPEEKNRKVIDAISSINMPYTRYSRDNLLREGVPSHRIIVTGNPIYEVMKHYETQIKGSTIIERLGLTDERYFLVTTHRAENVDHPERLAQILQGFNLVAEAYGHKVICSIHPRTKARLEQEGTVMHPLVQFHEPFGFFDFVHLEQHAFCALTDSGTVQEECCIFHVPTVTIRTTTERPETVDCGSNVVSGLQAEQILNAVKVMVSFPANWQCPDGYLDTNVSQKVIQYLLGGKKHVY
- a CDS encoding SDR family NAD(P)-dependent oxidoreductase: MFTNATILVTGGTGSWGYELIEQLLREDPKKIIVFSRNESTQVAMKRTFEDPRLSFCIGDVRDKDALTKACEKVDYLFHLAALKHVPVCEDQPYEALKTNVVGTQNVIEAAIENKVKRVINISTDKAANPSNFYGLTKAIGEKLIVQANLLSDYTKFLCVRGGNVLGTNGSVIHLFMKQIREKNQIGITDKEMTRFFLTKEEAIFLLLRGAKEGRGGEIFVMTMPTCKIMDLAEVLMEEMGKTNVDVIELGVRPGEKIHEILLSEFESHYTVAYDKQYLAILPTIDIPGLRDYYADYPKVPFESFSSEGPLMSKEEIKSLLVRGGFLI
- a CDS encoding dTDP-4-dehydrorhamnose reductase family protein, whose product is MKRKLLILGGQGMLGSMLVEYFRECSDYHVIFTTRDKGNPEGLYLDAEDPILLDKVIEAVSPPVAINCMGILNHFAQENPQKAYWVNGLVPHRIGKAMDKIGGKLIHISSDCVFSGEKGDHTEQDEPDGSSVYAKSKALGEVITSPHLTIRTSIIGPEIRKQGIGLMQWFLQQQGEINGYTQAFWNGVTTLELAHCIRYVIEQEPVEGLLHLTAPEPISKYELLKLFQFVFQKEDVTIRQDDVVKLNRTLKQSRTDFHYSVPSYKVMLHELKSRMCSI
- a CDS encoding NAD-dependent epimerase/dehydratase family protein; this translates as MTTILITGASGFTGQHACQYFVEKGFQVAALSRTRVVTHNRVQSWTCDLTKHEQITEIVQQLKPNYVLHLAGRNAVAESWREPMAYMMTNLMSTFYLLDALRCVPQCRIVVVGSMLTYAPLENRTPPHPYSMSKTFQTWGALDWAHLFEQQVMIARPSNLVGPGPSNGICGLLSYHVAQLEKGKNKAPFKLSSLVEERDFLDVRDAVRAYDHLLEKGISGRTYPVASGRNRSIGEIVDILRLLTATELPVMAAQLSDYTPPRPIDVTQMYNMKWKPSIPFEDSLKDALTYFRREEAANE